In Candidatus Babeliales bacterium, a single genomic region encodes these proteins:
- the ftsA gene encoding cell division protein FtsA has translation MAKVFHSLITSIDVGTTKISVLIAQKTSDDTVEILGIGKSPSDGLDKGVVVDVARTVQSIKRAVKEAELMAGCSISEAYVGISGSHIHSFNTHGAVPIKRSQVLPSDIQAVLTVAQAVPIEEGQKILHALPQYFMVDGKDRVVNPLGLHGVRLEAVVHVITGAVFSIQNLMKCCELAGVTVKDIVLEQLASAEGVLSPDERSLGVGVLDIGGGTSDFAIYQQSSIRYTKVFPLAGNYFTKDLAVGLRATLHDAERFKREHGFVGYMLQEHDEELEIESVQGNSVHKVSKQQAGYILHARALELFMLLQDDIKRSSLASMMTAGLVITGGGSLLVGIDELAKKMLGMPVRIGRPRVDCGFSEILNNPTHATGYGLLKYALRKDKQVGVNQMEGPMAQRVFTKMRSWVDKFF, from the coding sequence ATGGCAAAAGTTTTTCATTCTTTAATTACTTCAATAGATGTGGGAACAACTAAAATTTCTGTTCTTATTGCGCAAAAAACAAGTGATGACACTGTTGAGATACTCGGCATTGGCAAATCGCCATCCGACGGTCTTGATAAAGGTGTTGTTGTTGACGTTGCTCGAACTGTTCAATCCATTAAGCGCGCTGTAAAAGAAGCTGAGCTTATGGCTGGCTGCTCAATTTCAGAAGCTTACGTAGGAATTTCTGGTAGCCATATTCATTCTTTTAACACTCATGGCGCTGTGCCTATTAAACGTTCACAAGTACTTCCTTCAGATATTCAAGCTGTTTTGACCGTTGCGCAGGCGGTACCTATTGAAGAGGGGCAAAAAATACTTCATGCATTACCGCAATATTTTATGGTTGATGGAAAAGATCGTGTGGTTAATCCGCTTGGTCTTCATGGAGTCAGGCTGGAAGCTGTGGTTCATGTTATTACTGGAGCTGTTTTTTCCATTCAAAACTTAATGAAGTGTTGCGAGCTTGCAGGTGTTACTGTTAAGGATATTGTTTTAGAACAACTAGCATCAGCGGAAGGCGTTTTAAGTCCTGATGAACGATCTTTGGGTGTCGGCGTTCTTGACATTGGTGGTGGAACATCTGATTTTGCAATTTATCAACAAAGCAGCATTCGATACACCAAAGTATTTCCACTTGCGGGAAATTATTTCACCAAAGATTTAGCAGTTGGACTGAGAGCAACGCTGCATGACGCTGAACGCTTTAAACGTGAACATGGATTTGTGGGTTATATGCTTCAAGAGCACGATGAAGAACTTGAAATTGAATCGGTGCAAGGTAACTCGGTTCATAAAGTGAGCAAACAACAAGCAGGATATATTTTGCATGCACGAGCTTTAGAGCTGTTCATGCTGCTACAAGATGACATAAAACGATCATCTCTTGCATCTATGATGACAGCTGGTTTAGTTATTACTGGAGGTGGCTCACTTTTGGTAGGAATTGATGAGCTTGCAAAAAAAATGTTGGGAATGCCTGTACGAATTGGAAGACCAAGAGTTGATTGTGGTTTTTCAGAAATTTTAAATAATCCGACACATGCGACAGGTTATGGTCTTTTAAAATATGCCTTACGAAAAGATAAACAAGTGGGCGTAAACCAGATGGAAGGACCTATGGCGCAACGTGTTTTTACAAAAATGAGATCTTGGGTAGATAAGTTTTTTTAA
- a CDS encoding pentapeptide repeat-containing protein — MKLLICIFAMLTVFNVEAYNPYQIKVLKQQIAQGVKKINVSGADFRGSGGFDASNAHLSLKGINLSNAQLSGAAFNTPTKPASSPFLTHTIGQQTDLTKANFSNALLVSTNFAGAILQGANFAGTDIMFANFAGADLTGANLKGVKNMATAVFCGATMPDGTICSGASCGCPAKK; from the coding sequence ATGAAATTATTAATCTGTATTTTTGCCATGCTTACTGTGTTTAATGTTGAAGCGTATAATCCTTATCAAATTAAAGTGTTGAAACAGCAAATAGCTCAAGGAGTTAAAAAAATTAATGTTTCAGGCGCTGACTTTCGAGGATCTGGCGGGTTTGACGCAAGTAATGCACATCTTTCATTAAAAGGAATTAATCTAAGCAATGCGCAACTTTCTGGAGCTGCTTTTAACACTCCCACGAAACCTGCAAGCAGTCCTTTTTTAACTCATACAATTGGACAACAGACTGATTTGACTAAAGCTAATTTTTCAAACGCGCTGTTAGTTTCTACTAATTTTGCAGGAGCTATTTTGCAAGGTGCTAATTTTGCAGGAACCGATATCATGTTTGCTAATTTTGCAGGAGCAGATCTTACAGGGGCAAATTTAAAGGGCGTTAAAAATATGGCTACAGCTGTTTTTTGTGGAGCTACAATGCCTGATGGCACAATATGTTCAGGAGCTTCTTGTGGCTGTCCTGCTAAAAAATAA
- the ftsZ gene encoding cell division protein FtsZ translates to MIKFDTLHDNEHDDSFVKIKILGIGGAGGNTINSMKDFGLEGVSGYVAANSDMQALRQSKADCKIQLGVKATKGLGCGANPEVGRRATEEDLEQIMEQLGDADIVFIVAGMGGGTGSGGAPVVAKALKDRGILTIAVVTKPFVFEGRRRMNIAQEALETLKKEVDTLIVVPNEKLLNLVDRSTSMIESFEMINQLLMQSVKSVSSIISRSGHINVDFADLRAIMKGMGLAMMGTGSASGENRAVEAAKKAISSQLLENMDIKSARGVLLNICGGPNLSLHEINDAANVIYDESNKDAHIILGSVIDPTMGDEVVVSVIATGFSPAGIQAQAEKVVASVAQLPQEEKRLFTEPQLARIMAEDSNKSQDDSFEVPAYLRQQQGIDSK, encoded by the coding sequence ATGATAAAGTTCGATACGCTACATGATAATGAGCATGATGACTCTTTTGTAAAAATTAAAATCTTAGGAATTGGTGGTGCCGGAGGCAACACAATTAACAGCATGAAAGATTTTGGTTTAGAAGGAGTTAGTGGTTATGTTGCAGCTAACTCAGACATGCAAGCGTTGCGTCAATCAAAAGCAGACTGTAAAATTCAGCTAGGTGTTAAAGCAACTAAAGGACTTGGTTGTGGAGCAAATCCAGAAGTTGGTCGTCGTGCTACAGAAGAAGATCTCGAACAGATCATGGAGCAGCTCGGTGATGCTGATATCGTTTTTATCGTTGCAGGTATGGGTGGCGGAACTGGATCAGGAGGAGCTCCTGTTGTAGCAAAAGCTCTTAAAGATCGTGGCATTTTAACTATTGCTGTAGTTACAAAGCCCTTTGTTTTTGAAGGACGACGTCGCATGAATATTGCTCAAGAAGCTCTTGAGACGTTAAAAAAAGAAGTTGATACTTTGATCGTAGTTCCTAATGAAAAATTATTGAATCTTGTTGATCGTTCAACTTCGATGATTGAATCTTTTGAAATGATTAATCAATTATTGATGCAATCAGTAAAAAGCGTTTCTTCAATTATTTCTCGCTCTGGTCATATCAATGTAGACTTTGCAGATTTGCGTGCGATCATGAAAGGCATGGGACTTGCAATGATGGGAACTGGTAGCGCCTCAGGTGAAAATCGAGCAGTTGAAGCTGCAAAAAAAGCGATCTCTTCTCAGTTGCTTGAAAACATGGATATCAAAAGTGCACGCGGTGTACTTCTTAATATTTGTGGTGGTCCAAATTTGTCACTGCATGAAATTAATGATGCTGCAAATGTGATTTATGATGAATCAAACAAAGATGCACATATTATTTTAGGTTCAGTAATCGATCCTACTATGGGCGATGAAGTGGTTGTCTCTGTTATTGCTACAGGTTTTTCCCCGGCAGGAATTCAAGCACAAGCTGAAAAGGTTGTCGCTTCTGTTGCTCAACTGCCGCAAGAAGAAAAACGTTTGTTTACAGAGCCACAACTTGCTAGAATTATGGCAGAAGACAGTAATAAATCTCAGGATGATTCTTTTGAGGTTCCTGCTTATTTAAGACAACAGCAGGGCATTGACTCAAAATAA
- a CDS encoding polyphenol oxidase family protein: MEKINRDSLFMFFGDKQHELSIKEIKESRFSLPLKTLVNGFGINNFIVLDQTHSAQGIMVEDITMQKSESWFEYQGDFLLTQKKDCALVVLTADCVPIILHDPITQTIGVVHAGWRGSAAGVVQNALAAMQERYGARLPDIQCFFGPSAQACCYNITEEFLQHFKKLDYGQKAFIKKQNTFYFDNGLLLREGLKKFGIRPENVYTDAGLCSICNVRFCSFRRDRELAGRQVTVVALR; encoded by the coding sequence ATGGAAAAAATAAATCGTGATTCTTTGTTCATGTTTTTTGGCGACAAGCAGCATGAACTTTCTATCAAAGAAATCAAAGAATCACGATTTTCTTTACCTTTAAAAACACTTGTTAATGGTTTTGGCATTAATAACTTCATTGTTTTAGATCAGACACACTCAGCTCAAGGAATAATGGTTGAAGATATTACTATGCAAAAATCTGAAAGCTGGTTTGAGTATCAAGGTGATTTTTTATTAACGCAGAAAAAAGATTGCGCTCTTGTTGTTTTAACAGCTGATTGTGTACCAATAATTTTGCATGATCCCATAACTCAAACAATTGGTGTAGTTCATGCAGGATGGAGAGGTTCTGCTGCTGGCGTGGTGCAAAACGCTCTTGCGGCAATGCAAGAAAGATACGGAGCAAGGCTACCTGACATCCAATGTTTTTTTGGACCGAGCGCACAAGCTTGTTGTTATAATATTACAGAAGAATTTTTGCAGCATTTTAAAAAACTTGATTATGGACAGAAAGCTTTTATAAAAAAACAGAATACTTTTTATTTCGATAATGGTTTACTGCTGCGAGAAGGATTGAAAAAATTTGGCATACGTCCTGAGAACGTATACACTGATGCTGGGCTATGCAGTATATGCAATGTTCGGTTCTGCTCATTTAGACGAGATAGAGAGCTTGCCGGGCGTCAAGTAACAGTTGTAGCATTACGATAA
- the secA gene encoding preprotein translocase subunit SecA: protein MITNFLAKIFGSANQRAVQKLQVIVDQINALESSIVNLSDDEIKAKSNEFRKRISQGTHLDEILPEAFAVAREASKRTLGMRPFDVQLMGAIALHQGKVAEMKTGEGKTLTATLALYLNALAGKGAHLVTVNDYLAQRDSEWNRPMYEFLGLTVGVITNDMHDHERKVQYDCDVLYVTNNELGFDYLRDNMKFRQEDYVQRELYYAIIDECDSILIDEARTPLIISGAAERSSNLYEVAQKVVHNLIRGTDFEVDEKARNIQLTEEGHDKVEARLNISNLYAVENINILHHIIQALKANILFRLDVEYVVRDGEVLIVDEFTGRILSGRRYSDGLHQAIEAKEGVKIEKETQTLASITLQNFFRIYKKLSGMTGTAMTEAEELSKIYKLEVVAIPTNRVMVRDDKNDLIFLTEQAKFAAIVQDVKERHEKGQPVLVGTIAVEKSERLSDVLRKEGIPHDVLNAKQHAREAEIIVSAGQPGHVTIATNMAGRGTDIKLHPDSLLAGGLYVLGTERHESRRIDNQLRGRSGRQGDAGESRFYISLEDELIRIFAGDSMKHYMQKFGMKEDEQIESKTVSKLIENSQEKVEKHNFETRKHLIEYDDVLNQHRNVIYSLRQDVLKDSDNIYEVVRDFINATISDLIAVHCPARSITQSQADYILEQLSLSIGLPLDMLKKEKFSMTNTDDFERDLVNFVLLKYDEFRHQIGAEDIQDAEKWIMLETIDQAWKQHMINIDHLKEGIGLRGNAQKNPLIEYKKEAFSMFEEMMRDVQADIVRHIFHIKPEMFDKRKLIERRERELDEMKMISGDNEKSDKQQEVAKRDEDKVGRNEPCSCGSGKKFKKCCGL, encoded by the coding sequence ATGATTACAAATTTTCTGGCTAAAATTTTTGGAAGCGCAAATCAACGAGCTGTCCAAAAATTACAAGTGATAGTTGATCAAATTAACGCTTTAGAGTCATCAATTGTAAATTTATCTGATGACGAGATAAAAGCTAAATCAAATGAATTTCGTAAGAGAATTTCGCAAGGCACACATTTAGATGAAATTTTACCAGAAGCTTTTGCTGTTGCTCGGGAAGCATCAAAGCGTACGCTTGGCATGAGACCGTTTGATGTACAGCTGATGGGTGCGATAGCATTGCATCAGGGCAAAGTAGCAGAAATGAAAACAGGTGAAGGAAAAACGTTAACAGCGACTCTGGCATTATATCTTAATGCGCTTGCTGGCAAGGGTGCACATTTAGTAACCGTGAACGATTACTTGGCACAACGTGACTCTGAGTGGAACAGACCTATGTATGAATTTTTAGGATTGACCGTTGGTGTCATTACCAATGACATGCATGATCATGAAAGAAAAGTTCAATATGATTGTGATGTGTTGTACGTGACGAACAATGAACTTGGTTTTGATTATTTGCGAGACAACATGAAATTCCGCCAAGAAGATTATGTGCAGCGCGAATTATACTATGCAATTATTGATGAGTGTGACTCGATTTTAATTGACGAAGCTCGAACACCGCTTATTATTTCTGGTGCGGCAGAAAGGTCTTCAAACTTATATGAAGTTGCGCAAAAAGTTGTTCATAATTTAATTCGTGGAACCGATTTTGAAGTTGATGAAAAAGCTCGCAACATTCAATTGACTGAAGAAGGTCATGACAAAGTTGAAGCTCGGCTGAATATAAGTAATTTATATGCAGTTGAAAACATTAACATTCTTCATCACATTATTCAGGCGCTAAAAGCTAATATTTTATTTAGACTTGATGTTGAATATGTGGTCAGGGATGGAGAAGTTTTAATCGTTGACGAATTTACTGGTCGAATTCTTTCTGGTCGTCGTTACAGTGATGGTTTGCATCAAGCAATTGAAGCAAAAGAAGGCGTTAAAATTGAAAAAGAAACACAAACGCTTGCATCTATTACATTACAAAACTTTTTTAGAATCTATAAAAAATTATCAGGTATGACCGGAACAGCAATGACTGAAGCTGAAGAGCTGTCTAAAATTTATAAGCTTGAAGTCGTTGCGATTCCAACCAATAGAGTTATGGTTCGTGATGATAAAAACGATCTGATTTTTTTAACAGAACAAGCAAAATTTGCAGCTATCGTGCAAGATGTTAAAGAGCGTCATGAAAAAGGACAGCCAGTTTTGGTTGGTACTATTGCAGTTGAAAAATCAGAAAGATTAAGTGATGTTTTAAGAAAAGAAGGCATTCCTCATGATGTTTTGAACGCAAAACAACATGCTCGAGAAGCTGAAATTATTGTGAGTGCTGGACAGCCAGGTCATGTGACCATTGCAACAAACATGGCTGGTCGTGGTACCGATATTAAACTACATCCAGATTCTTTACTTGCAGGTGGACTGTATGTGCTTGGGACTGAGCGACACGAAAGTCGTCGTATCGATAATCAGTTGCGTGGACGTTCTGGTCGACAAGGTGATGCTGGTGAATCTAGATTTTATATATCTTTAGAAGATGAGCTGATCAGGATTTTTGCTGGTGATTCTATGAAACATTACATGCAAAAATTTGGTATGAAAGAAGATGAGCAAATTGAATCGAAAACCGTTTCAAAATTAATTGAAAACTCTCAAGAGAAAGTTGAAAAACATAACTTTGAGACTCGCAAACATTTAATTGAATATGATGACGTATTAAACCAACACAGAAACGTTATCTATTCATTGCGCCAAGATGTGCTTAAAGATTCTGATAATATTTATGAAGTTGTTCGAGATTTTATCAATGCAACAATCAGCGATCTTATTGCTGTGCATTGCCCAGCTAGATCAATAACTCAATCTCAAGCAGACTATATTCTTGAGCAGTTATCACTTAGTATCGGACTTCCTTTAGACATGCTTAAAAAAGAAAAGTTTTCAATGACAAATACTGATGACTTTGAGCGTGATCTTGTTAACTTTGTACTTTTAAAATATGACGAATTCCGTCACCAAATTGGCGCAGAAGATATTCAAGATGCCGAAAAATGGATCATGCTTGAAACTATAGATCAAGCTTGGAAGCAGCATATGATTAACATTGATCATCTCAAAGAAGGCATTGGTCTTCGTGGAAACGCTCAAAAAAATCCATTGATTGAATATAAAAAAGAAGCATTCAGCATGTTTGAAGAAATGATGCGCGATGTTCAAGCTGATATTGTACGCCATATATTCCATATCAAACCGGAAATGTTTGATAAGCGTAAATTGATTGAACGCCGAGAAAGAGAGCTGGATGAAATGAAAATGATTTCTGGCGATAATGAAAAATCTGATAAACAACAAGAAGTTGCTAAGCGTGATGAGGATAAGGTTGGCAGAAATGAACCTTGCTCATGTGGCTCTGGCAAAAAGTTTAAAAAATGTTGCGGGCTATAA
- the rlmB gene encoding 23S rRNA (guanosine(2251)-2'-O)-methyltransferase RlmB gives MKKNKSGKSTERSTEKYSDYVYGVHAALEVLQAKRRKVSMVYTTKIQVKSWGLIESLLPKHIQIQYVAREVLDNMSGTTEHQGIVLFVSPFPFEKSMFEAKKYPFIVVLDGVQDVRNLGAIMRSAYCTGVDGIVLCSKNSAPLTAAAIKSSAGLSEHARIFVAPSMGFVMQELKNRGYEIYLATLGVGENAATLEYKQPAALVIGSEESGISKEVLKSGTRILLPQRRADISYNASVAAGILMFLMGNQFHKIS, from the coding sequence ATGAAAAAAAATAAATCTGGAAAATCTACTGAAAGATCTACAGAAAAATATTCTGATTATGTTTACGGAGTGCATGCTGCTCTTGAGGTTTTACAGGCAAAACGTCGTAAAGTAAGCATGGTTTATACGACCAAAATTCAAGTTAAATCATGGGGACTCATCGAATCACTTCTTCCAAAACATATTCAAATTCAATACGTAGCGCGTGAAGTTCTTGATAACATGTCGGGAACGACTGAGCATCAAGGTATTGTACTCTTTGTTTCGCCTTTTCCTTTTGAAAAGTCTATGTTTGAAGCTAAAAAGTATCCGTTCATTGTGGTGCTTGATGGTGTTCAAGACGTTAGAAATTTAGGCGCAATTATGAGATCGGCTTATTGCACAGGCGTTGACGGAATTGTTCTTTGTAGTAAAAACAGCGCTCCTTTGACAGCTGCGGCAATTAAATCTTCAGCTGGTTTGTCAGAGCATGCAAGAATTTTTGTTGCTCCATCAATGGGATTTGTAATGCAAGAGCTGAAAAATCGTGGTTATGAGATTTATTTAGCAACGCTTGGTGTAGGCGAAAATGCTGCAACACTTGAATATAAGCAACCAGCAGCACTTGTTATTGGCAGTGAAGAATCTGGGATTTCTAAAGAAGTTTTAAAAAGCGGAACTCGTATTCTTTTGCCTCAGCGTCGAGCAGACATTTCATATAATGCTTCTGTTGCTGCAGGAATTTTAATGTTTTTAATGGGAAATCAATTTCATAAAATTTCATAA